The Micropterus dolomieu isolate WLL.071019.BEF.003 ecotype Adirondacks linkage group LG20, ASM2129224v1, whole genome shotgun sequence genome has a segment encoding these proteins:
- the kcna4 gene encoding potassium voltage-gated channel subfamily A member 1 produces MEFAMVGADGGCNSHLPYGYAQARARERERERERQVAHSRAAAAAAATEGVSSGEGGGGSGGGGGNGGVGGSTSTSSSSAHLLNNRQHQSRAASSANANLSGGGTASRPSSSSSSSSSSQPPQHQQEPEQQRVLRERKKQHGVGRWRRSRTTLGGDLRHSELALLGSEEDMMIEEEEAEGAEEEEEEEVDRGSKRSSFLCNMDDDEETVSLTDRRPQSGYENVYSECGCCERVVINVSGLKFETQLKTLTQFPDTLLGDPDKRIRYFDPLRNEYFFDRNRPSFDAILYFYQSGGRLKRPVNVPFDIFSEEVKFYELGEEAILKFREDEGFVKEEEKPLPEDEFKRQIWLLFEYPESSSPARGIAVVSVLVIVISIVIFCLETLPEFRDEKEYLQPRHNSSQPDHGFTPFNDPFFIVETVCIIWFSFEIIVRFFASPSKPAFFKNIMNSIDIVSILPYFITLGTDLAQHQGNGQQAMSFAILRIIRLVRVFRIFKLSRHSKGLQILGHTLRASMRELALLIFFLVIGVILFSSAVYFAEADEPTSQFTSIPDAFWWAVVTMTTVGYGDMKPITVGGKIVGSLCAIAGVLTIALPVPVIVSNFNYFYHRETDNEDQTPVVESMPPSCPYFPDFLRKFKGSPSGSSLGDKAEYMEMEEGVTESLCGLDKSPSKGNGTDIGRKNSTNSKSIQTDV; encoded by the coding sequence ATGGAGTTTGCCATGGTGGGTGCGGACGGCGGGTGCAATAGTCACCTGCCTTACGGATATGCCCAAGCTCGCGCAcgggagagggagcgagagagggagcgCCAGGTTGCCCATTCGAGAGCGGCGGCTGCAGCGGCCGCAACCGAAGGTGTGTCCAGTGGTGAGGGAGGAGGCGGCAGCGGCGGTGGCGGTGGAAACGGCGGAGTGGGGGggtccacctccacctcctcctcgaGCGCTCATCTCCTTAACAACCGCCAGCATCAGTCTCGCGCCGCCTCCTCCGCAAACGCCAACTTGAGCGGCGGCGGTACCGCCTCgcgcccctcctcctcctcctcctcctcctcctcctcacagcCGCCACAGCACCAGCAGGAGCCCGAGCAGCAGAGAGTTCTCAGAGAACGGAAAAAGCAGCACGGCGTCGGACGGTGGAGACGCAGCCGGACGACTCTCGGCGGGGACTTGCGCCACTCGGAGCTGGCGCTGCTCGGATCCGAGGAGGACATGATgatagaggaggaagaggcagagggagccgaggaagaggaggaggaggaggtggaccGGGGAAGTAAGAGGTCGAGTTTTCTGTGTAACATGGATGATGACGAGGAGACCGTCTCACTCACTGACAGGCGCCCTCAGTCCGGATACGAAAATGTTTACAGTGAGTGCGGCTGCTGCGAGAGAGTTGTCATTAACGTGTCGGGGCTGAAGTTTGAAACTCAGCTCAAGACTCTCACTCAGTTCCCGGACACTCTCCTGGGAGACCCTGACAAGCGAATCAGGTACTTCGACCCGCTAAGGAACGAATACTTCTTCGACCGGAACCGACCGAGTTTTGACGCCATTCTTTACTTTTACCAGTCAGGGGGGCGGTTGAAAAGACCAGTCAACGTCCCGTTTGACATATTCTCTGAGGAGGTGAAGTTTTATGAACTCGGGGAAGAGGCGATACTCAAGTTTCGGGAAGATGAGGGTTTTGTTAAAGAGGAGGAAAAACCTCTGCCAGAGGACGAGTTCAAGCGCCAAATTTGGCTGCTTTTTGAGTATCCGGAGAGCTCGAGCCCTGCCAGGGGGATAGCAGTCGTGTCCGTCTTGGTTATAGTAATTTCTATTGTCATTTTCTGCTTGGAGACGCTGCCGGAGTTCAGGGATGAAAAAGAGTATCTACAGCCACGACACAACTCCTCTCAACCTGACCACGGATTTACTCCTTTCAACGACCCGTTTTTCATCGTGGAAACGGTTTGCATCATCTGGTTCTCCTTTGAGATTATAGTCCGTTTCTTTGCGAGCCCGAGCAAACCGgctttctttaaaaacattatgAACTCAATAGACATTGTATCCATTTTGCCTTATTTCATAACCCTCGGCACAGACCTGGCGCAGCACCAAGGGAACGGGCAGCAAGCGATGAGCTTTGCCATCCTGAGAATTATCCGCCTTGTGAGGGTTTTTCGTATCTTCAAACTATCCAGGCACTCCAAGGGGCTGCAGATCCTGGGCCATACCCTGCGCGCTAGCATGAGGGAGCTGGCCCTCCTCATTTTCTTCCTGGTCATAGGTGTCATCCTGTTCTCCAGTGCGGTGTACTTCGCCGAGGCGGACGAGCCCACCTCTCAGTTCACGAGCATCCCCGACGCTTTCTGGTGGGCCGTGGTGACCATGACAACAGTGGGCTACGGTGACATGAAGCCCATCACTGTTGGAGGAAAGATAGTGGGCTCCCTCTGCGCGATCGCGGGCGTGTTAACCATCGCACTCCCGGTGCCGGTCATAGTGTCCAACTTCAACTACTTTTACCACAGGGAGACCGATAACGAAGACCAGACGCCAGTGGTGGAGAGCATGCCCCCAAGCTGCCCGTATTTCCCGGACTTTCTAAGGAAATTCAAAGGCTCACCCTCTGGCTCCTCACTGGGTGACAAAGCGGAGTATATGGAGATGGAGGAGGGGGTGACAGAGTCGCTTTGCGGGCTGGACAAGAGCCCCAGTAAAGGAAATGGCACAGACATAGGCAGGAAAAACAGTACTAACTCAAAATCCATTCAGACTGACGTGTGA